The following proteins come from a genomic window of Streptomyces liliiviolaceus:
- a CDS encoding LLM class flavin-dependent oxidoreductase, which yields MPLPTQPLRKLGFLTIGLFDDADPRAGHESTLEIIELGERLGFDSAWLRHRHLQYGISSPVAVLAAASQRTSRIELGTAVIPLGWENPLRLAEDLATVDLLSGGRLNPGVSVGPPMHFDQVKDALYPDTADTEDFGYDRVSRLLDFVRGKPATDFSGVEGFEVFSDRVQPHAAGLGGRLWYGGGSLRSARWAGEHGMNFLTSSVVKAEESEDFAEIQLSHVRAFRAHHPDGERARVSQGLVVIPTDSATAEQRAKYEAYVEKRTPRTTTTHGPARMMFAPDLVGTSAEIAERLYAQAAFREIDEVAFALPFTFGHADYVQILTDIATRLGPALGWRPSAQG from the coding sequence GTGCCGCTGCCCACACAACCGTTGCGGAAGCTGGGCTTCCTGACCATCGGCCTGTTCGACGACGCCGATCCCCGCGCGGGCCACGAGTCCACGCTGGAGATCATCGAACTCGGCGAGCGACTGGGCTTCGACAGCGCGTGGCTGCGCCACCGGCATCTCCAGTACGGGATCTCCTCCCCCGTGGCCGTCCTCGCGGCGGCCTCGCAGCGCACCAGCCGGATCGAGCTGGGCACCGCGGTCATCCCGCTGGGCTGGGAGAACCCGCTGCGCCTCGCCGAGGACCTGGCCACGGTCGACCTCCTGTCCGGGGGCCGCCTCAATCCGGGCGTCAGCGTCGGCCCGCCGATGCACTTCGACCAGGTCAAGGACGCGCTGTACCCGGACACGGCCGACACCGAGGACTTCGGCTACGACCGGGTGTCCCGGCTGCTGGACTTCGTACGCGGCAAACCGGCCACCGACTTCAGCGGCGTCGAGGGGTTCGAGGTGTTCTCGGACCGCGTCCAGCCGCACGCGGCCGGGCTGGGCGGCCGGCTCTGGTACGGCGGCGGCAGCCTGCGGTCGGCGCGGTGGGCGGGTGAGCACGGTATGAACTTCCTGACCAGCAGTGTCGTGAAGGCGGAGGAGTCCGAGGACTTCGCCGAGATCCAGCTGTCCCACGTACGGGCCTTCCGCGCCCATCACCCCGACGGCGAGCGCGCCCGCGTCTCCCAGGGGCTCGTCGTCATCCCCACCGACAGCGCCACCGCCGAGCAGCGCGCGAAGTACGAGGCGTACGTCGAGAAGCGCACTCCGCGTACGACGACGACCCACGGTCCCGCGCGCATGATGTTCGCGCCCGATCTCGTCGGGACCTCCGCCGAGATCGCCGAACGGCTGTACGCCCAGGCCGCGTTCAGGGAGATCGACGAGGTCGCGTTCGCGCTGCCGTTCACCTTCGGGCACGCGGACTACGTCCAGATCCTCACCGACATCGCCACCCGGCTCGGCCCGGCACTGGGCTGGCGGCCGTCGGCCCAGGGGTAG
- a CDS encoding GNAT family N-acetyltransferase, whose product MAVEVTDAPGARRYEARLDGAPEVVGYAEYIRTTELIAFVHTEVSPECEGKGVGSALVRVSLDEARAAGLRVLATCPFYAGWIARHPEYADLQYQARSRVSD is encoded by the coding sequence ATGGCGGTGGAGGTGACCGACGCGCCCGGGGCGCGGCGTTACGAGGCACGGCTCGACGGAGCGCCCGAGGTCGTGGGGTACGCGGAGTACATCCGTACGACCGAGCTCATCGCGTTCGTGCACACCGAGGTGAGCCCGGAGTGCGAGGGCAAGGGCGTCGGTTCCGCGCTGGTCCGGGTCTCCCTCGACGAGGCCCGCGCCGCCGGTCTGCGGGTGCTGGCCACCTGCCCCTTCTACGCCGGCTGGATCGCCCGCCACCCCGAGTACGCCGACCTGCAGTACCAGGCGCGCAGCAGGGTCAGCGACTGA
- a CDS encoding response regulator transcription factor, with translation MRPHLALIDDDTDFALMCRSHLEREGFTVTWAMDARAGKAVMYDGGVDLVVLDLGLPDGSGLELLRALRAISRLPVIVVSGRGHETDRVAGLEIGADDYLVKPFSQRELVARIGAVLRRCRPPEIPAVLDVGSLRIDTAACLASGAGVALTLRPKEYALLELLARSPGRVFSAEQLLEQIWGASWQPSATVIEHVYRLRGKLARLPVPAPRITTVRGYGYRLDP, from the coding sequence TTGCGTCCGCATCTCGCACTGATCGACGACGACACCGACTTCGCACTGATGTGCCGTTCCCATCTGGAACGTGAGGGCTTCACGGTCACCTGGGCCATGGACGCCCGGGCCGGCAAGGCCGTCATGTACGACGGCGGTGTGGATCTGGTCGTCCTCGACCTGGGGCTTCCCGACGGCAGCGGACTCGAACTGCTGCGGGCCCTGCGCGCCATCAGCCGGCTGCCGGTGATCGTCGTCAGCGGACGCGGCCACGAGACGGACCGGGTGGCCGGGCTGGAGATCGGCGCGGACGACTATCTCGTCAAACCGTTCTCGCAGCGCGAGCTGGTGGCCCGGATCGGGGCCGTACTGCGCAGGTGCCGGCCTCCGGAGATCCCGGCCGTCCTCGACGTGGGCTCGCTGCGCATCGACACGGCCGCGTGTCTGGCGAGCGGTGCGGGCGTCGCCCTGACCCTGCGTCCCAAGGAGTACGCCCTCCTGGAACTCCTCGCGCGCTCCCCCGGCCGCGTCTTCTCCGCCGAGCAGTTGCTGGAGCAGATCTGGGGCGCGTCCTGGCAGCCGTCCGCCACCGTGATCGAGCACGTGTACCGGCTGCGCGGAAAACTCGCCCGACTCCCCGTGCCCGCCCCGAGGATCACCACGGTGCGCGGCTACGGGTACCGCCTCGACCCCTGA
- a CDS encoding hybrid sensor histidine kinase/response regulator, translating to MSTTSPPSNPSGDPPGNPSSNPPDDPSSGPPGGPYTVPDFRQLFDFALSPLLILTPDFVIVEVNRAYLAATGRGRDIVGRPVFDVFPDNPADPEADGVANLRRSLETVVGTARTDTMALQRYDIPADEGTGDGTGFVERWWSPVNTPVLDAGGRVSHIIHRVEDVTEFVLVRQAGHEKERAAAEARTRAESMEIDLFVRAREIREVNEQLRRLNGDLDAAGHRLREEQRAKDRFIATLSHELRNPLAAATAATELLRLDMPGGHPALSVLERQLGILARMSNDLLDGTRAVTGRLELVPERMDLRSAVESACADIRGLFGHEGRVLEIRLPDHPVLVDGDRLRLAQVLTNLLSNSLKYTQPGGRTAIDLSAGEGRARLTVQDDGIGFDPGQAEELFGVFMRAAPAGPQTPEGLGLGLSVVRTILDLHGGRISAHSDGPGTGASFTAVLPLAASDGAPPPARPVTARRGRRQLAVLIVEDNTDLAATYRTLLDRQGHHVTVVHTGADAVTATEGHLFDVVVCDLGLPDMDGYQVARAVRSRPQGASLRLIAVSGFSRGTDRTLSREAGFDAHLAKPLPLADLLDLLEA from the coding sequence GTGTCCACGACCAGTCCGCCGAGCAACCCGTCCGGCGATCCGCCGGGCAACCCGTCGAGCAACCCACCGGACGATCCATCCAGCGGTCCGCCGGGCGGCCCGTACACCGTGCCGGATTTCCGGCAGCTCTTCGACTTCGCGCTCTCCCCGTTGCTCATCCTGACGCCGGACTTCGTCATCGTGGAGGTCAACCGCGCCTATCTCGCGGCCACCGGCAGAGGGCGGGACATCGTCGGACGCCCCGTCTTCGACGTGTTCCCCGACAACCCGGCCGATCCCGAGGCCGACGGCGTCGCCAACCTGCGCCGGTCGCTGGAGACGGTGGTGGGCACGGCACGTACCGACACCATGGCGCTGCAGCGGTACGACATCCCGGCGGACGAGGGCACCGGCGACGGGACCGGGTTCGTCGAACGCTGGTGGAGCCCGGTCAACACTCCGGTCCTGGACGCCGGGGGCCGGGTGTCGCACATCATCCACCGGGTCGAGGACGTCACCGAGTTCGTGCTGGTGCGACAGGCCGGACACGAGAAGGAGCGGGCCGCCGCGGAGGCGCGGACCCGCGCGGAGAGCATGGAGATCGACCTGTTCGTCCGCGCACGGGAGATCCGCGAGGTCAACGAGCAGTTGCGGCGGCTCAACGGCGACCTCGACGCGGCGGGACACCGGTTGCGGGAGGAGCAGCGCGCCAAGGACCGGTTCATCGCGACGCTCTCGCACGAGCTGCGCAATCCGCTGGCCGCCGCCACCGCGGCGACCGAGCTGCTGAGGCTCGACATGCCCGGTGGCCATCCCGCGCTGTCCGTCCTGGAACGGCAGCTCGGCATCCTGGCCCGGATGAGCAACGACCTGCTGGACGGCACCCGCGCGGTGACCGGCCGGCTGGAGCTGGTGCCCGAGCGGATGGACCTGCGCTCGGCCGTCGAGAGCGCCTGCGCCGACATCCGTGGCCTGTTCGGGCACGAGGGGCGCGTGCTGGAGATCCGGCTGCCCGACCACCCGGTGCTCGTCGACGGCGACCGGCTGCGGCTGGCCCAGGTGCTGACCAACCTGCTGTCCAACTCGCTCAAGTACACGCAGCCGGGCGGCCGTACGGCCATAGACCTGTCGGCCGGGGAGGGCCGGGCGCGGCTCACCGTCCAGGACGACGGGATCGGTTTCGACCCCGGGCAGGCCGAGGAGCTGTTCGGGGTGTTCATGCGGGCCGCGCCGGCCGGTCCGCAGACCCCCGAGGGCCTCGGCCTCGGCCTGTCGGTGGTGCGCACCATCCTCGATCTGCACGGAGGCCGGATCTCCGCGCACAGTGACGGTCCCGGCACCGGAGCCTCGTTCACCGCCGTGCTGCCGCTGGCCGCGTCCGACGGCGCCCCGCCGCCGGCCCGGCCCGTGACGGCCCGCCGCGGGCGCAGGCAGCTGGCCGTGCTGATCGTCGAGGACAACACGGATCTCGCAGCGACCTACCGCACGCTGCTGGACCGCCAGGGGCATCACGTCACGGTCGTCCACACGGGCGCGGACGCCGTCACCGCGACCGAGGGCCATCTCTTCGACGTCGTCGTGTGCGATCTCGGGCTGCCCGACATGGACGGCTACCAGGTGGCCCGTGCCGTGCGCTCGCGCCCGCAGGGTGCCTCGCTGCGTCTCATCGCGGTCTCCGGCTTCAGCCGCGGCACCGACCGTACGCTGTCCCGCGAGGCCGGATTCGACGCCCACCTGGCGAAACCCCTGCCGCTCGCGGACCTGCTGGACCTCCTGGAGGCCTGA
- a CDS encoding antibiotic biosynthesis monooxygenase yields MSTPQVPCAEPVTTVLTWQVRPGREAEFEEWTRGVADCVARFPGSQGVSWLRPEPGHRFHAVLRFADPQRLTDWLMSPERAEWHARIEGIATEVRDERQSTTGMESWFRLPGTTVKAPPRWKMVLTTFLGAYPMTFLIQWLVAPGTAAWPLPLRAAVFPVVLLPVLTYLIMPGLSRLLRLWLYGTPDD; encoded by the coding sequence ATGAGCACCCCGCAGGTCCCATGCGCCGAACCCGTCACCACGGTCCTCACCTGGCAGGTGCGTCCCGGCCGTGAGGCCGAATTCGAGGAGTGGACCCGGGGCGTCGCCGACTGCGTCGCGCGGTTCCCCGGCAGCCAGGGGGTGTCCTGGCTGCGACCGGAGCCCGGGCACCGGTTCCACGCGGTGCTGCGCTTCGCCGACCCGCAGCGGCTCACCGACTGGCTGATGTCGCCCGAGCGCGCGGAGTGGCACGCGCGGATCGAGGGCATCGCCACCGAGGTCCGTGACGAGCGCCAGTCGACCACCGGGATGGAGAGCTGGTTCCGGCTCCCCGGCACCACCGTGAAGGCTCCGCCGCGCTGGAAGATGGTCCTGACGACGTTCCTCGGCGCCTATCCGATGACGTTCCTCATCCAGTGGCTGGTGGCACCCGGTACGGCGGCCTGGCCCCTGCCGCTGCGCGCCGCCGTCTTCCCCGTCGTGCTGCTGCCCGTGCTCACCTATCTGATCATGCCGGGGCTCAGCCGACTGCTGCGGTTGTGGCTGTACGGCACACCCGACGACTGA
- a CDS encoding sensor histidine kinase, whose translation MKRSVPLRKRLLVRLLITSVLIAICSVAATAWLAVETTTRAIQEEQGQVLAEDMDILRQLSGYAATHRDWSDVARTVRALSDRTGRRIALTTPARTPIADSETRNTALPPRAAAAVDPLHTDTFTDPGAQVTGIDPRAVGPYRLTRAEREHVALLAEKRRACFAANGVETSVTRLPTGRSVLTDADGTVDGGQAPTNCADGVLNTPTATERKALAELTAHTEDCLGRAGTEFDAPLGLTVDFTDHSSPARYVAKMSPVARLTTDRARSAERTRQAAVAKQAERCVDSSRRRQLAPYVAPAAELFLGHADSAAPRFDMSAANKAKVTGVAGLVLALTVAATALVAGRLVRPLRALTHAAQQPPDQHVRVPVTTQDETGILAVAFNDLTERRERMEAQRKAMVADIAHELRTPLTNIRGWLEVARDGIVDPDPELLASLHEEALVLQRVIDDLQDLAAAEAGTLALHREPVRADELLEQVVAAHRVAAGAAGIGLRTAVDGTPWLHADPLRMRQALGNLVSNAIRHTPADGTITLSARRHGDAVHFQVADTGGGIAPEDLTSVFERFWRAEKSRSRRTGGSGLGLPIVRQLVTAHGGTVTVTSEVGEGSIFTLRLPDAT comes from the coding sequence GTGAAGCGGTCGGTACCGCTGCGCAAGCGGCTGCTGGTCCGCCTGTTGATCACCTCGGTGCTGATCGCCATCTGTTCCGTCGCGGCGACCGCCTGGCTGGCCGTGGAGACGACGACCCGGGCGATCCAGGAGGAGCAGGGCCAGGTGCTGGCCGAGGACATGGACATCCTCCGGCAGCTGAGCGGTTACGCGGCCACCCACCGCGACTGGTCGGACGTGGCGAGGACCGTCCGCGCGCTGTCGGACAGAACCGGCCGCCGCATCGCCCTGACGACCCCGGCCCGTACGCCGATCGCGGACTCCGAGACGCGGAACACGGCCCTGCCGCCCCGGGCCGCCGCGGCGGTGGACCCGCTGCACACCGACACCTTCACCGACCCCGGCGCACAGGTCACCGGCATCGATCCGCGCGCGGTGGGCCCGTACCGTCTCACCCGCGCCGAGCGTGAACACGTGGCCCTGCTGGCCGAGAAGCGGCGGGCGTGCTTCGCGGCCAACGGCGTCGAGACCTCCGTCACGCGGCTGCCCACCGGCCGGTCCGTCCTCACCGACGCCGACGGAACCGTCGACGGGGGCCAGGCGCCGACGAACTGCGCCGACGGCGTGCTGAACACGCCCACCGCGACGGAGCGGAAGGCCCTGGCCGAACTGACCGCCCACACCGAGGACTGCCTGGGCCGCGCAGGAACCGAGTTCGACGCCCCCCTCGGCCTCACCGTCGATTTCACGGACCACTCCTCGCCGGCCCGTTACGTCGCCAAGATGTCGCCGGTGGCGCGGCTCACCACCGACCGGGCGCGGAGCGCGGAGCGGACCAGACAGGCGGCGGTGGCCAAGCAGGCCGAGAGGTGCGTGGACAGCTCCCGCCGCCGACAGCTGGCCCCCTATGTCGCCCCGGCCGCCGAACTGTTCCTGGGCCACGCCGACAGCGCCGCCCCGCGCTTCGACATGTCGGCCGCCAACAAGGCCAAGGTCACCGGCGTCGCCGGTCTCGTCCTCGCCCTCACGGTCGCCGCCACGGCCCTGGTCGCCGGCCGGCTCGTACGCCCCCTGCGCGCCCTGACGCACGCCGCCCAGCAGCCACCCGACCAGCATGTACGCGTACCCGTGACCACCCAGGACGAGACGGGCATCCTGGCCGTGGCGTTCAACGACCTCACCGAGCGCCGCGAACGCATGGAGGCACAGCGCAAGGCGATGGTCGCCGACATCGCCCACGAACTGCGCACCCCGCTCACCAACATCCGCGGCTGGCTGGAGGTGGCCCGCGACGGCATCGTCGACCCGGACCCCGAACTCCTCGCGTCCCTGCACGAGGAGGCGCTCGTGCTCCAGCGGGTCATCGACGACCTCCAGGACCTCGCGGCCGCCGAGGCGGGCACCCTCGCGCTGCACCGCGAACCGGTCCGCGCCGACGAACTGCTCGAACAGGTCGTCGCGGCGCACCGCGTGGCGGCCGGGGCCGCGGGCATCGGGCTGCGCACGGCGGTGGACGGCACCCCGTGGCTGCACGCCGATCCGCTCCGGATGCGGCAGGCACTCGGCAACCTGGTGTCCAACGCGATCCGCCACACACCCGCCGACGGCACGATCACCCTCTCCGCCCGACGCCACGGCGACGCGGTCCACTTCCAGGTGGCCGACACCGGCGGCGGCATCGCCCCCGAGGATCTGACCAGCGTCTTCGAGCGGTTCTGGCGGGCGGAGAAGTCCCGCAGCAGACGCACCGGCGGCAGCGGCCTGGGCCTGCCCATCGTGCGCCAACTGGTCACCGCCCACGGCGGTACGGTCACCGTCACCAGCGAGGTCGGCGAGGGATCGATCTTCACCCTGCGGCTCCCCGACGCCACTTGA
- a CDS encoding response regulator transcription factor has translation MCAHVLVAEDDEKQAELIRRSLLSEGHTATVVHDGGAALAAARERRPDLVVLDLMLPVIDGFGVCRALRRDDDIPVLMLTARSTEEDVLLGLELGADDYMTKPYSPRELMARVRTVLRRSGRQGAGHREDPVVRAAGITVDPLRHEVVCDGAPVECTPDEYEILLAMVAEPDRVFSRRQLLRRTRGVDRASTERAVDVHIMNLRKKTEADPRRPVRLLTVFGVGYKLSGERG, from the coding sequence GTGTGCGCACACGTGCTGGTTGCCGAGGACGACGAGAAGCAGGCCGAGCTGATACGCCGCTCCCTGCTCAGCGAGGGACACACCGCCACCGTGGTCCACGACGGCGGGGCCGCGCTCGCGGCGGCCCGGGAGCGCCGGCCCGACCTCGTGGTCCTGGATCTGATGCTGCCGGTGATCGACGGCTTCGGCGTGTGCCGGGCGCTGCGCCGCGACGACGACATCCCCGTCCTCATGCTCACCGCCCGCTCCACGGAAGAGGACGTCCTGCTCGGCCTCGAACTCGGCGCCGACGACTACATGACCAAGCCGTACAGCCCGCGCGAGCTGATGGCCCGTGTCCGCACCGTCCTGCGCCGCAGCGGACGGCAGGGCGCCGGGCACCGCGAGGACCCGGTCGTACGGGCCGCGGGGATCACCGTGGACCCTCTACGGCACGAGGTGGTGTGCGACGGGGCGCCGGTGGAGTGCACCCCCGACGAGTACGAGATCCTGCTGGCCATGGTCGCCGAGCCGGACCGGGTCTTCTCCAGGCGGCAACTGCTGCGCCGCACCCGGGGTGTCGACCGGGCCTCGACCGAGCGGGCCGTCGACGTGCACATCATGAACCTGCGCAAGAAGACCGAGGCGGACCCGCGCAGACCGGTCCGGCTGCTGACCGTCTTCGGCGTGGGCTACAAGCTCAGCGGTGAGCGGGGGTGA
- a CDS encoding L,D-transpeptidase family protein yields the protein MITSTRGAGRRSAVVPAAALLLAVLVGCGATETRTTERAPGAHPTRGGGAEPAPAPRISLDVAPRQLPGLGPRTSAEIPPKTRQVLLVTGRGRDSAVSTAVLYERTASGWHAGTVWPAHNAFKGWTDRHVVGDLRSPVGVYTLTDAGGLRGNPGTRLPYDHSGGFSVDGTGFEGEPLAGSFDYVIAIDYNREPGTSPLDWTRPLGAGRGGGIWVHVDHGGPTQGCVSLREDHMKALLRAVEPARHPVIVMGDAASLRR from the coding sequence ATGATCACGAGCACACGCGGCGCAGGACGCCGTTCCGCCGTCGTCCCGGCGGCCGCCCTCCTCCTCGCCGTCCTCGTCGGCTGCGGCGCCACAGAGACGAGGACGACGGAGCGCGCACCGGGAGCGCACCCGACGAGGGGCGGCGGGGCCGAGCCCGCCCCCGCACCCCGGATCTCCCTTGACGTGGCACCGCGGCAACTGCCGGGCCTTGGCCCCAGGACCTCGGCCGAGATCCCGCCGAAGACGCGTCAGGTGCTCCTGGTCACGGGCCGGGGGCGCGACTCCGCCGTGTCCACCGCGGTGCTGTACGAACGCACGGCGTCCGGCTGGCACGCCGGGACCGTCTGGCCCGCGCACAACGCCTTCAAGGGCTGGACCGACCGTCATGTGGTCGGCGACCTCCGCTCACCCGTCGGCGTGTACACGCTCACGGACGCGGGCGGCCTGCGCGGCAATCCTGGCACCCGACTCCCGTACGACCACTCCGGTGGCTTCTCCGTGGACGGCACCGGCTTCGAGGGCGAGCCCCTGGCCGGCTCCTTCGACTATGTGATCGCCATCGACTACAACCGCGAACCCGGCACCTCACCGCTCGACTGGACGCGCCCCCTCGGCGCGGGCCGGGGCGGCGGCATCTGGGTGCACGTCGACCACGGCGGCCCCACCCAGGGCTGTGTCAGCCTGCGCGAGGACCACATGAAGGCCCTGCTGCGCGCCGTCGAACCCGCCCGCCACCCGGTGATCGTCATGGGCGACGCGGCCTCGCTCAGACGCTGA
- a CDS encoding endo-1,4-beta-xylanase has protein sequence MLTRTRTDRTVTPPPRRSRARRALVFGVASLLAAAGVTALAGTAVAASTLGAAAAEKGRYFGTAVAANHLGEAAYASTLDTEFNSVTPENEMKWDAVEPSRNSFSYGSADQIVSHAQSKGMKVRGHTLVWHSQLPGWVGGLGASDLRTAMNNHITQVMQHYKGKIHSWDVVNEAFQDGGSGARRSSPFQDRLGDGFIEEAFRTARTADPAAKLCYNDYNTDGVNAKSTAVYNLVKDFKARGVPIDCVGFQSHFNSASPVPGDYRANLQRFADLGVDVQITELDIEGSGTAQATSYTNVVNACLGVSRCTGITVWGVTDKYSWRASGTPLLFDGNYAKKAAYTAVLTALGGSGGGGGGAACTVTYSRTNDWSDRFNGQVTVTAGSTAITGWTTTVTVTSPQKISTTWNGTPSWDSSGNVMTMRPNGNGSLAAGASTSFGFTVMKNGNSSAPAIGSCSAS, from the coding sequence ATGCTCACCCGTACACGCACGGATCGCACGGTCACACCTCCGCCCCGCAGGTCACGGGCTCGAAGAGCCCTGGTGTTCGGCGTGGCGAGCCTGCTCGCCGCGGCCGGGGTCACGGCTCTCGCCGGAACGGCCGTGGCGGCGAGCACGCTCGGCGCCGCGGCGGCCGAGAAGGGCCGCTACTTCGGCACCGCGGTCGCGGCCAACCACCTGGGCGAGGCCGCGTACGCCTCGACGCTCGACACGGAGTTCAACTCCGTGACCCCCGAGAACGAGATGAAGTGGGACGCCGTCGAGCCCAGCCGCAACTCCTTCTCGTACGGATCGGCCGACCAGATCGTCAGCCATGCGCAGAGCAAGGGCATGAAGGTCCGCGGGCACACCCTCGTCTGGCACTCCCAGCTGCCCGGCTGGGTCGGCGGACTCGGCGCCTCCGACCTCAGGACGGCGATGAACAACCACATCACCCAGGTCATGCAGCACTACAAGGGCAAGATCCACTCCTGGGACGTCGTCAACGAGGCGTTCCAGGACGGCGGCAGCGGCGCCCGGCGCAGTTCGCCCTTCCAGGACAGGCTCGGTGACGGCTTCATCGAGGAGGCGTTCCGCACCGCGCGGACGGCCGACCCGGCCGCCAAGCTCTGTTACAACGACTACAACACCGACGGCGTCAACGCGAAGAGCACGGCCGTCTACAACCTGGTGAAGGACTTCAAGGCACGCGGCGTGCCGATCGACTGCGTGGGCTTCCAGTCACACTTCAACAGCGCCTCCCCCGTGCCGGGCGACTACCGGGCGAACCTGCAGCGCTTCGCCGACCTCGGCGTCGACGTGCAGATCACCGAGCTGGACATCGAGGGCTCCGGCACGGCGCAGGCCACCAGCTACACCAACGTGGTGAACGCCTGCCTCGGCGTCTCCCGCTGCACCGGCATCACCGTCTGGGGCGTCACCGACAAGTACTCCTGGCGCGCGAGCGGCACCCCGCTGCTGTTCGACGGCAACTACGCCAAGAAGGCCGCCTACACCGCCGTACTCACCGCGCTCGGCGGCAGCGGCGGAGGCGGGGGCGGCGCCGCCTGCACGGTCACGTACAGCAGGACGAACGACTGGAGCGACCGCTTCAACGGGCAGGTGACGGTGACCGCGGGCAGTACCGCCATCACCGGCTGGACGACGACCGTCACGGTGACCTCTCCGCAGAAGATCTCCACGACCTGGAACGGCACACCCAGCTGGGACTCCAGCGGCAACGTCATGACCATGAGGCCCAACGGCAACGGGAGTCTCGCGGCGGGGGCGTCGACGAGCTTCGGGTTCACCGTCATGAAGAACGGCAACTCCTCGGCGCCGGCGATCGGTTCGTGCAGCGCGTCCTGA
- a CDS encoding PPOX class F420-dependent oxidoreductase, producing the protein MTDDAGPGQDALLRLLSEYDGGVLTTLKRDGRPQLSNVNHAYYPDERIVRVSLTDGRAKTRNLRRDPRASYHVTSADRWAYTVAEGVADLSPVAREPGDETVEELIRLYRDVQGEHPDWDDYRAAMVRDGRLVLRLRVERAYGIPLAR; encoded by the coding sequence ATGACTGATGACGCCGGTCCCGGCCAGGACGCACTGCTTCGACTCCTCTCCGAGTACGACGGCGGGGTGCTCACCACGCTCAAGCGCGACGGACGCCCACAGCTGTCCAACGTCAACCACGCGTACTACCCCGACGAGCGGATCGTGCGCGTGTCGCTCACCGACGGCCGCGCCAAGACGCGCAATCTGCGCCGCGATCCCCGGGCCTCGTACCACGTGACCAGCGCGGACCGCTGGGCCTACACCGTCGCCGAGGGCGTCGCCGATCTCTCGCCCGTGGCCCGCGAGCCCGGCGACGAGACCGTGGAGGAACTGATCCGGCTCTACCGGGACGTACAGGGCGAACATCCCGACTGGGACGACTACCGGGCCGCGATGGTCCGCGACGGGCGGCTCGTCCTGCGGCTGCGCGTGGAGCGGGCGTACGGCATTCCGCTCGCCCGCTGA
- a CDS encoding S1 family peptidase encodes MRRTTTLSTCLASLLLIGSWAAVGAGSASAADAPDAAPTSASKAPASDALIDAMRRDFGLTKAGAEARLAAEKTATAAEPKAERAAGAAYGGSWFDADSGKLTVAVKDGASAATLASVRETGASVRTVKYSARQLDAAKARIDKLAAPDGVSNWYVDAESSSVVVGVVAGQRADNDVRAFLAKARAGGSVAVTVEETASAPETFAAGTVGGDPFYTGNVRCSIGFSVHGGFVTAGHCGGAGQGVSGWDRSYIGNIQGSSFPDNDYAWVNVGSGWWTVPVVLGWGTVSDQLVRGSNEAPIGASICRSGSTTHWHCGNVLAKNETVNYSQGAVHQMTKTSVCAEPGDSGGSFISGDQAQGVTSGGWGNCSTGGETWYQPINEILNRYGLTLHTA; translated from the coding sequence TTGAGACGCACCACGACCCTGAGCACCTGTCTGGCCTCCCTCCTCCTGATCGGCTCCTGGGCAGCCGTCGGCGCCGGATCCGCCTCGGCCGCCGACGCCCCCGACGCCGCCCCCACCTCCGCTTCGAAAGCTCCCGCTTCCGACGCCCTCATCGACGCCATGCGCCGGGACTTCGGGCTGACGAAGGCCGGCGCCGAGGCCCGTCTCGCCGCCGAGAAGACGGCGACGGCCGCCGAACCGAAGGCCGAGCGCGCGGCAGGCGCCGCGTACGGCGGCTCCTGGTTCGACGCCGACAGCGGGAAGTTGACCGTCGCCGTCAAGGACGGCGCGTCCGCCGCCACGCTCGCCTCCGTGCGGGAGACCGGGGCGAGTGTCCGCACCGTCAAGTACAGCGCGCGGCAGCTCGACGCGGCCAAGGCGCGCATCGACAAGCTGGCCGCGCCCGACGGGGTCAGCAACTGGTACGTCGACGCCGAGTCCAGCTCGGTCGTCGTGGGCGTCGTCGCCGGGCAGCGGGCTGACAACGATGTCCGGGCGTTCCTCGCGAAGGCGCGGGCCGGTGGTTCGGTCGCCGTCACCGTCGAGGAGACCGCGTCGGCGCCCGAGACGTTCGCGGCCGGGACCGTCGGCGGCGACCCGTTCTACACCGGCAACGTGCGCTGTTCCATCGGCTTCTCCGTGCACGGCGGGTTCGTCACCGCGGGGCACTGCGGTGGGGCCGGGCAGGGTGTCAGTGGCTGGGACCGCTCGTACATAGGCAACATCCAGGGGTCGTCGTTCCCCGACAACGACTACGCGTGGGTGAACGTCGGCAGCGGGTGGTGGACCGTGCCCGTCGTGCTCGGCTGGGGCACCGTGTCCGACCAGCTCGTGCGGGGCTCCAACGAGGCGCCGATCGGGGCGTCCATCTGCCGGTCGGGGTCGACCACGCACTGGCACTGCGGGAACGTGCTGGCGAAGAACGAGACGGTCAACTACAGCCAGGGCGCTGTGCATCAGATGACCAAGACGAGTGTCTGTGCGGAGCCCGGTGACTCGGGTGGGTCGTTCATCAGCGGTGACCAGGCGCAGGGGGTCACTTCCGGTGGGTGGGGGAACTGCTCCACCGGTGGTGAGACCTGGTACCAGCCGATCAACGAGATCCTCAACCGGTATGGGTTGACGTTGCACACGGCGTGA